A region of the Numenius arquata chromosome 2, bNumArq3.hap1.1, whole genome shotgun sequence genome:
GTGGGtactaatgctttttttaaaaaaaaagctgaaatttgtgGATATATGTGTATCCTACACCATttggagatgaaggaaaaaaggcaggagagaaatcAGACCTGAAACATGACTTACTCTACTTCTAGGAGTTTATTTCCTGCAACCAGAAAGTAACTGTCAAATCTGATGCCTTTCTCTAGAGGCTAACATGGGTGTGTTCTGGTATATTTTGATCCCAGGTACATGTTTATGTATTGCTATAACGCTTCTGCTGTTTAAGGAACAGGGCAGCTATATTAAGTGGATGAACTTAactttcctttccctgcttctACCCTTTTCATGTCAGAGTTGTgattttttcctccatatgctttctGTAGGATATCACTGATCAGTACTGCAGCTTCAGTCAAAGTTAACAAGCAACACTAACCGGTCCTGAGAGCCAACAGGATGGGTAGAGCTTTTTTTAAGGTAGGAATGACTCAActacttcttatttttctttatataacagAGATTAGGATAGAGAGATCTCATCAGGCAGAAAAGTGGGATCTGGAAACTGAAACTGGTACTAGTAACTCATGTGATGAGCTACTGGAAGTACTACTGTATTAGTTTAATAATCTGAAGAAACTGCAATGTACAAGCAAGAAACCACAACAATTTATTACTGTTGGAATCTTGATTGAGAGTGCAAATAAAGCCAACGTCAAGTTGATCACATCAAGTTGATCAAcatcaactaaaaaaaacccaaccaaacaaaaacaacctgcctgaaaaaaaacaacagaaactcCCCACCCAACTACAGAATATCTGGATTCTTGAGACTTATTAACATTTCGTATAATTTCCCCATTCTTCTTATAGTGATTAATGGTGATTTTAAACCAACTGAAATACCATCACTCCTATTCTAACAACACAAGAGACGGTGATGAGTTACCACATGCAGGTAGCTAAGATTAAGACCTCTCCCCTTGTGGCTACTGTGACTGCCAAACTGCATTGTCTAGGCGTTTCATGGACTAAGAAATTATTCTCTTTGGGCCAGGAGTGAGGATTACCCTAAACCTTGAAAACAACACTGCAGCCAAGGCCCAAAGCAATTAATCACCTCATCAATCAGACAGAGGGCTTTAGATGTGTTTGCACTGGGGCAGGAAGGGCCCCTTAATAAGAAAGTACTGAGCCAGCCAGCTACATTACTGTATTCTAAAAGTCAGTTGCCAATTCTAAGTGATTCAAACATGGGCTTGTATTACAAATCTTCTCAggatgggttttgttgttgttcggGCGACCTGGCTGTAACTACTGTGGCACCTATATTGTGTAGGCAACCCAATCCCAAACCCCACCAGTGGAAGGGAatgtacaaaaattaaaaaagctttcACATACATGCTTCAAATCTTCTGGTATACTATACTATCTTGCAACTGACAGTATATCCTGGCACTAGTTCTGTGAGCTCTACATTTGACAAAGATTCTAGATGGCGCAGATGCATCCGGTAATTCACAGGACTGAAGAAATGGAATGTCACCTACATTGTAAGTCACACAGAAGGGATTCATGAGGTTGATTTAAGCTTTGAAAGGCTCTATACTCTCTTATATTTCAAAAAGTGAATTTGCTCTGTATTAACACATTAAGGTTGGGAAGCTTTTATGCAACCAATAAGACACTTAGATTATGAGAGCTTAATCATTCTTCTCATTTATTGTAAGTCTTCTGCAGCTTCCTTCAAAGCaaaactgttcagaaaaaaaaaacacaacacttgATTGTAGGTTGGTTGTCCTTACCCCCTTACACAGGTCCCTCTGTTAGGATGAAGTCAAACTGGACAGCAGCATATATCCTCCGTAAGAATGACTGGTTTTGAGTATGCTTTTGCTCATCTTGCTGTGGATTATGCTGTCAAGTACCTGGCCAGTGTTTTCCTACAACATAGAAGATTGCTAAAGGAGGGGAACAGCACCTCTATCTTTGGACTTCAAAATGAATCTTTTCATCTTCTTCTGCATATCCTCTTACGAATGGTGCTTTGAATAAGGCagagtatctaaaaaaaaaaaatctcttcaatgGTATAACGTAGCTGCCTTTATTTAAACTCTGTTGgtgtattttgaaaatgaaactatGGTTTTGGGCAGTTTGTGAGCTGCATAGTAACACACAGTATGGAAACATCTTCAAGTACATCTTCCAGCAACAGAGTTGAAGTGATCCGTTGTTTTGGGGAGATACTCTGTTGTCACAACTGCAGCCATTTTATAATGtagtaatttttctttccaatCCTAAGCAATGATACTCCATTCTTAAGAATATGCTGTCCGAGAATAAGAACAGTCTCAGGATCAGTTACTCGAATCCCATTTATTGAAACGCCACCATCTGTAATTTTCTGGTACcttaaagaagcaaaacaaaaaaaaaaaaaacaactggtaATTGCAAGGGGAAGTTTTTATTGCTGTTAAGTTCAGCTAAGGGTTTTTGGGCTGGATTCATAAttgaataaattttattttaatcctctTGCACTTTACTTTCAGTCCAGGTCAAGCATGACTGAAATTAACCTTAGCCTCTACCACTCCCATTCTTTCTGACAGGTACAAGGAAACTTGGGCTGTTGCCTTAGGCTGTCCCTTCATCAGGTGTAGATTTTAGAGCTAAGGTACTCGAGAGTGAATTATCCTGCACTTTTACTTCAAAATGGAATGAGGCCACCTGTTCCCCTCTTCTTTAATGCTGGTATGTAGATTGCCAGTGTGTTTCTACTTGATTTGGCTGTCCTCATCTTTTGCTTAACTTCTGACATCATACCACTACCAACCAGTTTAAGTGAGGTATTACCGAAGAGCACAGGTGATAACATACCCACTAGGTCCATCTGCAATGGCATTTGCTTTGCGACACAAGTCAAGAACGTTCATTCCAGGTTCAAGCATCAATTCAGCTGAAGGAGCCTGTCTAAAAAGTTCCTGTAATTCTTGGTCAGACATAGCTTCCAACGCCTCCATGCTGCTGTAATAAAGGGCCTTAGTGCACCTGTGAGAACAAAGATCATTCAAAATACAGCAGTAGTCTCACCTTCACACAAAGTGCTACTCAGGTTCCCCTCCCCAACTTCTTCTGAGGGTCCACGCAGTAACAGGAGTACTTAAAGTACATCCCAATTCTTTTTTCTATCATAACCCGCTGCActgaagttttttaaaatattgttaatgtatttttaagcCTCCAGAATtactacatttttctgttttaacagcCGAGCAACAACTAACTACATTAAAATAGTCCCTGAAAAGCTATGGATAATTACCATGGAATTAATCTGAAAGAAAACTGCTTGACAAATCAAACTTCACCTCTTAGCAGATTCTAGCCCTTCTCTACCATGAACAAGCTTGGTTACTTCTGCAGCCAGTCGTTTCTGAGGGCCCCATTTTTCAGGTTCTTTAGCATGCATTTCCATGATGTGGTCAATCTCCTCAAGAGGAAGGAAGGTGAAGAGTTTCAGGTACctacaagcagggaaaaaaatattttgtctgtatCACCATCGTTACAGATTTCCTGCCTTTGTCATTCAAACTTCCTTAACTACACTAAAATGATTCTTAGTGAATTTAAGAAATCCATATTACACGTGTTCCGTCCTTTCAAACAACTCTTTGTTTTGCCCCGATGCTTCAGCTTACCAGGATAACTCATGTTTTATTTAATACTCTGCCTAGCGTAATGTCTTCAGACGTAAGATAGTGTCAGATGCTTTTATGAAGCTTGCCTTGCAACCAGCAACTTGGTTTTCTCTTGAAACGTTTACAGGTTTATTGCAATTGTGTGTCAATTACAAGGTTTTCTATTATATTCTTAGCAGTTGCACAATACGTTAATGCAAAATGCCACTGCCAGTCTGTGGTGATTGTGAGAAAGTAGTATGCTACGGATTGACAAGTATCTCAGCAGGAGATTATTTAGGATAATCAAGAATTTAAAGGTGTGTATCTAAGCGTACTCTTTACAACAAAGTCCATTTTAATAGGCTTGCAGTAGGATGAAATGCAGTGTATTAAACAGTGTCTTTACTGCTACAAAGTCTGAATGCATGAAATACTTTTAAGTACCCACGTACCCTTCTTTTCAGTCTGAACAATGTTGTGGATGCAGAAACCTATATTTGAAATACCAGGGAATAAACCTTTGAGAGAGGTAACTGAGTTATTAGACAGGTCACAATATGAAAGTACATGTCTGATGTTTATGCAGGCTCCGATTTGACAGTGATACTGAAgtttaaagaaaagcagatttaaaaaagaacatataGCAACTTATTAAAATTAACATAATGCCCTAAATAAAGCTACTATTTATTTTCAGCCATGTCACTGGCACACCAGCAGGGAGGCTAGCCATCAGTGAAGGTAAACCTCTCAAATGGTATTTCTCATATATTTGCTACCCTTGCATGTTACCATTatatgattttaatattttttacacTGGTCAGTAAGAATATGAGTTATAAGTGATTGACTTGGGTTCAGAGACAGCACAATGAATCCAAGACCATGTTTTGCTCACTGGAATTGCTCTAAGTTATGATTATTCAGAATTTTGTCTTTGCATGTGCTACAGCTTTAAGTAGTAGTTGGATATCCTGCCAGCTTTTGGTGCATTATGGTCTCATCTGCTTCACAGATTAATACACTTGCCCTTATAATTCTAAGTAGAAATCTTTGCTTCTGCGTTCGAAGATGGGAAAAATGAACAGTTAACTTCAGTGAAACATTTAATAGAGTCAGATTGTTGCAAATCGTTCCTATCCGTGATTTTCAAAAAGATCCACTAAAATTTCCATGCAAGGTATATGAAAAGAACATCAAACAGCCTTAAGGTTTCACCATGTTAGTTATTATTGGTTGTTTATGTAACAAGCATTCCTCCCCTCatctaaacattttaaattaatgcttAATTGTGAGAATTATTGTACATGGACAGAAATAGATGGTATGTTTGTCTAGAGGTGGCAAAATTACATGAGACATTTTTACCACAGTTATGCTACTAAACTATAGCCTAAGGTGCTGACTACTACTAGCTTTGAAGAGGTGCAAGCAACTAGTAATTTGACCAGGTATGGGAATTTTGTTcattctggttttcttctctgccttAGATTTCACTTTCAACAAATTAAAACTGATGCCTAAAACCCTCTACCTTGTAATTTTATTGTATACTACCTTGTATACCACCTGCCATGAGCTTAAAATAGTATAattctcttcccctttttaatTACACTATTACCACAGTCTAACTCTCTCCTAGGCATGTTTTTATCTAAACCAGTGTTTTCAAAGTGGGGTTGTCAGCACCCCAGGAGGTATGCAAGGTGATCCATTGGGTTGCAGGAAGAAAATATCAGAACTTCAGCAGTACACTTATATAatctataaataaatacacatgtaTTGGGAGTGAATGCTCAAAATTTTTTTTACTGATAGGGGCACGTGATCAAAAAAAGTTTGGAGACCACTGATCTAGAGAGTTAATACAATCATAAATATGAACTTCTTGGCTTTTTCTTAACAAGGTGCTTTTAATTTGCTTAGGGATATGTAGTTTTTCATTTGATGCAGTTCTAGAAGCTGAACTTTATGTGTTTATTTATAACCAGTCGAGTAGCTTCTTGCAATTAGAATGTGGTGTTTCTGGATACCTTGTACTAAGTGAAAACTTATAGTAATTAATATCTATTAAACTGGAATTGCTTATTAATCAGCAGGAGAGATTTCATTTGATACTGTGATATTACGGTACCAAAACTAACTTACCTCATAAGATAAAGTCACCCCACTGGCAGAACAAAATGCATTACActttacttgttttttcatcCACATTCTAATTTTATGATGCATATGCCAGCATATGGAGACAGGTCCCACTATCCTGTACACTTAGGAACCAGTCATGCCTGTTTATATAATGAATGCACAGTTATAATTAACATATACTTCTACATGGAGTTTGTGTTGCACATATCCAAATAAAACAGTCACAGAGAACAGTTAGGATCAGGTTTTATAAACAATGCCAAAAAGCAAGATGAAGAAAAACTACTTACTTTTCAACTACGTTATCTTGTTGTCTGACAAAAAACTGATATAGCTCAAATGGAGAAGTCTTATTTCTGTTTAGCCAAACTGCATTGCCAGCAGTCTTTCCCAGTTTATCTCCAGTAGTACTGGTAATAAGAGGTACAGTAATTCCAAACACATCTGTTCCTGTCATCCTGAGAAAGAGAAGAGTAattgcatattaaaaataaataaataaaaaaaaatcacatcttggTAAAGCTGACTAAAATACAAGTGTTCCTTAACATTCTATCCTTGATGTAAAGCAGTTAAATACAACAGGGGGATGAGGGACAAAAGACACCACAACACTGTTTTGTAAGgagtgctttaggaaaaaaacccaaacaaccttgAACTTAAGTTTTTAAGTTCTTTTGTGTGTAACAAAGAAGTTTAGATACTTTTAAATAAGTAGTTTCGTGAGCAAAGCACTAGCAAATTCCCGTCTCGTACATTTCATCTTCTGCTCTGAGCGCTAATTGAAGGGACCCATGTAAGGCTTTTCTCCTGTGCTGATTCTGTGTCTTGCAATAGAAGAGCATGAACTGAATTGGAAGCACTGCCACATACTTGCTGATTGGCTTGTATACTTCTGCTAATTTTCTAACACTCACACCAAATTTGGTGGATAAGCAAAAGCTCATCACCATCATGTCTGATTTTGTTTCTGAGAAGAAATGCAAGCATATTTATCAATGTACCACAACTGCCTCTGGAATGTGTTTGCCATCAGAAGACTCATCTCGATTTTTGTCCCATGTTTCAGGATATGCGATTTTGGTTCTTGCAATTCAGAAATACACAAACCCACCCTTTTTCTTAAGAATTCATTAACATTTCACACAAAAGGCTTAAAACCACTGCCAAAACGTACATACATGCCAGGCTTAGGGCCAGGACAATTAATTCTTCTTCTCAAATCCCatgattttcacagaattgtctaggttggaagggacctttcacatcatcaagtccaactatcaacctaacactgacaaaaccatcactaaactatgtccctaagcagCACATCTACCTGTCTAAGCAGCACGTCTACACatctacctccagggatgatgactcaaccgcttccctgggcagcctgttccaatgtttggtaacaCTTTTGGTGtagaattttttccaaatatccaatctaaacctcccctggagcaacttgaggtcCTTTTTGTGCAACGTCAACTGTCTGAGGTAGTGACGACTGCTGTTTTACAGGCTGCCAACACGAAGCTGCGCTGAGCCAGGACACCTGATGCCCTGACCCCGAGCATCGCTGCCAGACCCCGCGCTGCCTGCCCTCCTCCCGACCCGTCCCGGGGTCCCTCTCGTACTTGGTGACGAGCTCGTAGCCGGACATGATGTTGCCCATCTGGTCGGCTCCCCCCAGCTGGACGCGGCAGCCGTGGTGGCGATGGAGGTGGAGGAAGTCGTAGGCCTGCAGCGCCGGGTAGAGGAACTCGGCCAGGCTCATGCCCTCGGGGCTGCGCAGCCGCGTCTGGCAGCTCTGCCGGCTCAGCAGCGTCCCCATGcggagccgcccgcccgccccgccgaggAAGTCGAGCAGGGGCTCCCGGCCCAGCCAGCAGGCGTTATCCAGCAGCTCCGCCCGACCCAGCCGCCCGCCGCCCGACCCCCAGAACAGCTCCCGGTGGTTCCCGAAGAGCCGCTCCAGGCCGGCCCGCAGACCCCGCGCCTGCTCCCGCACCCGCTCGGCCGACGGCGCCTCCCGCGCCTGCTCCCGCCCGCTGGGGTCCCCCAGCCGCGCCGTGGCGCCTCCCACCACGGCGATAACGTTGTGGCCGGCCCGCTGGAAGTGGAGGAGCCCCATGACGGGCAGCAAGTGCCCGACGTGCAGCGAGTCGGCGGTGGGGTCGAAGCCGCAGTAGGCGGTGAGGGGCGGGCGGCCCGGCTCCAGCAGCCCCGGCAGCTGCTCCTCCGCGCTCTGCGCCGGGAACACCTCCTGGAAGAGGCCGCGCTCGCACTGCGCCGCCAGCAGACCCCCAGCGCCCCGGGCCCGCCgcggctgctgctggtggtggtgggctcGGCGCCGGAGAGGGAGCGGCGGCTGGGCCCGGAGGGGGCCGCCCCACAGCCCCGCCGCTCGCCCGCACCGCCGCCTCAGCGCCGGCGCCGCCATCTTGCCGCGGGGGAGGCTGGGAGCGGGGCGGGGCTCCCCGTGCCTCCGTTTAATAGGTAGAGCCAAAGGCGCTACGGCGGCCTGTGTGTCCCTATCGCGTTATTAAAGAAGGTACATACAGAAACGGGACGTGTTGGGTCTTCCTTCGTTTTTTTCCCAACGCGAAGTAACGGGATTTCAGGCTGCTTTCAGGCTTAAGTACACGCGTTGGAAATCTGGCCTTCGGCTTCGAGTAGAGTGTCGGGCAGCAGGGATGCCAGATTAATGCTTCAGTTAGTAATATAGCGGTGCAGGCGGTGGGATTGTTGGGGTTTGGGCTGGGATGGCGCTGACCTTCAtactagcagctggtgtggtgcCGTgcgctgggctggggacaggaacGCTGTTGGTAGCGCAGCGGTGGTTTGGGTTGCTGCTGGGCAGTCGAGGCCTTTCCTGCCCCTCACGCCGGGTAGGTGCTAGAAAAATAACACCACAAATGTTGTTTTTCTTGGGCTGGCAGTTCCTTGAAGCGGCAGGTGACCGGTGCAGGCCTTTCTCTCCACGCTGCCACGCCACCAGAAGGGATTTCCTTCAACTAACAATATAGCTGTGAGGAACGAGGAAGTTCATGGGCaagtaaaataaatctgaagaCACAGAAACCAATTTTCTACTAAATCCCACCAGGACAGTGCTTTAAACGGGCTCAGACTTTTCAAATTTATAAATGCTGGAGTTTGTAAGttcttgtcatggtttaacccccagccagcgagtaggctgggggtgaaCAAAGagttgagaggggacacagccgggacagctgaccccaagtgaccatagggatattccatgccatatggcgtcatgctcagcatataaagttgggggaagaagaaggaatggggagggatgtttggagtgacagcatttgtcttcccaagtaaccattacacataatggagccctgctttcctggagatggccaagcacctgcctgctgatgggaagcagtgactGAATTCCTTGTTTGACTTTGCTtgcgtgcacagcttttgcttta
Encoded here:
- the YARS2 gene encoding tyrosine--tRNA ligase, mitochondrial; this encodes MAAPALRRRCGRAAGLWGGPLRAQPPLPLRRRAHHHQQQPRRARGAGGLLAAQCERGLFQEVFPAQSAEEQLPGLLEPGRPPLTAYCGFDPTADSLHVGHLLPVMGLLHFQRAGHNVIAVVGGATARLGDPSGREQAREAPSAERVREQARGLRAGLERLFGNHRELFWGSGGGRLGRAELLDNACWLGREPLLDFLGGAGGRLRMGTLLSRQSCQTRLRSPEGMSLAEFLYPALQAYDFLHLHRHHGCRVQLGGADQMGNIMSGYELVTKMTGTDVFGITVPLITSTTGDKLGKTAGNAVWLNRNKTSPFELYQFFVRQQDNVVEKYLKLFTFLPLEEIDHIMEMHAKEPEKWGPQKRLAAEVTKLVHGREGLESAKRCTKALYYSSMEALEAMSDQELQELFRQAPSAELMLEPGMNVLDLCRKANAIADGPSGYQKITDGGVSINGIRVTDPETVLILGQHILKNGVSLLRIGKKNYYIIKWLQL